A DNA window from Haliovirga abyssi contains the following coding sequences:
- a CDS encoding glycosyltransferase family 9 protein: protein MKYLVQKKFKLILLLIDIIGNILFFIPNFILRKKNKIYLEHPKNIVVIRLDHIGDMVLTTSFFKNLKKNYPESKITVICRELTIPILKRCEYIDEMIPINTLWGNRGEKIEWKKLFRILKENYKKYDLGFELHTSPFNIILLRILSKNSIGYKYRGLGFLLTKGFWNNEKKIHITEKNLNLLENIGGKIFDRSLELKISKSKIIKDKQDEKWIGLQIISGRENKNWELDKWNKLILKILKSSKNVKIYLLGSKLDKEKIENLVINERVINVAGNFKLDEIIDFINELDLLISVDTMAVHIANALNKKLIALYGPTNGNIWGPFHKNSVIIQGKYNNCYGLELSKCKYKETNSCGKCMDNITVEEVYKKVEELI, encoded by the coding sequence ATGAAGTATTTAGTACAAAAAAAATTCAAATTAATATTACTTTTAATTGATATAATTGGGAATATACTATTTTTTATACCTAATTTTATTTTACGAAAAAAAAATAAAATATATTTGGAGCATCCTAAAAATATAGTTGTAATAAGATTAGACCATATTGGAGATATGGTTTTAACTACATCTTTTTTTAAAAATTTAAAGAAAAATTATCCAGAAAGTAAAATAACTGTAATTTGTAGAGAATTAACAATACCAATATTAAAAAGATGTGAATATATAGATGAAATGATTCCAATAAATACTTTATGGGGAAATAGAGGAGAAAAAATAGAGTGGAAAAAACTTTTTAGAATTCTAAAAGAAAATTATAAAAAATATGATTTAGGATTTGAATTACATACATCGCCATTTAATATAATACTATTAAGGATATTGTCAAAAAATAGTATAGGGTATAAATATAGAGGGCTAGGATTTCTTCTTACAAAGGGATTTTGGAATAATGAAAAAAAAATACATATTACTGAAAAAAATTTGAATTTATTAGAGAATATTGGAGGAAAAATATTTGATAGAAGTTTAGAACTAAAAATAAGTAAAAGTAAAATAATAAAAGATAAACAAGATGAAAAATGGATAGGATTACAAATTATTTCAGGAAGGGAAAACAAGAATTGGGAATTAGATAAGTGGAACAAATTAATTTTAAAAATTTTAAAAAGCAGTAAAAATGTAAAAATTTATTTGTTAGGTTCAAAACTGGATAAAGAAAAAATAGAAAATTTAGTCATAAATGAGCGGGTAATAAATGTTGCAGGAAATTTTAAACTTGATGAAATTATAGATTTTATTAATGAATTAGATTTATTAATATCTGTAGATACAATGGCAGTACATATAGCAAATGCCCTTAATAAAAAGCTAATAGCTTTGTATGGACCGACTAATGGAAATATATGGGGACCTTTTCATAAAAATAGTGTGATAATTCAAGGTAAATATAATAATTGTTATGGATTAGAATTATCAAAATGTAAATATAAAGAAACTAACAGTTGTGGGAAATGTATGGATAATATAACTGTAGAAGAAGTATATAAAAAGGTAGAGGAGTTAATATGA
- a CDS encoding AAA-like domain-containing protein yields MKEFNITGICIPAKHYMVDTSKKIDETIIKLIEKEKYFIINRPRQYGKTTTMYLLEKKIIKEGYLVISISFEGVGESSFESEDKFIDTFVQMIKRFLKVKGYKELVKFIEDYRNINNIKELDEFITDLVLEVGEKVTLMIDEVDKSSNNKLFLNFIGMLREKYLRRDRGEDYTFHSVILAGVHDIKNLKLRYRKDEERIYNSPWNIAADFDIDMSFSSEEISSMLIDYEKDNKTGMDIEKMSDLLRDYTSGYPFLVSKLCKIIDEKLNREFTEEGLRKAINKLLNEKNTLFDDVIKNIENNRELYELIRVLMLKGEQVPYFSTNKVIDIGVMYGILIEKQGKVVISNKIFEVLLYNHMIGDMIVNRHIKTTPNRNQFIKENNILDMEKILEKFQLFMKSEYRDKDEKFIEREGRLLFLSFLKPIINGEGFYFVEPETRQDNRMDIVVVYNKIKYIIELKIWHGEEMEKQGLKQLVGYLDGQGEDKGYLVIFNFNKGKKYEEKKVEIDGKSLFEVVV; encoded by the coding sequence ATGAAAGAATTTAATATAACAGGGATATGTATACCAGCTAAACATTATATGGTAGATACAAGTAAAAAAATAGATGAAACAATAATAAAATTAATAGAAAAAGAAAAATATTTCATAATAAATAGACCCAGACAATATGGGAAAACAACAACAATGTATTTATTAGAGAAGAAAATAATTAAAGAAGGATATTTGGTAATATCAATAAGTTTTGAAGGAGTAGGAGAATCTAGTTTTGAAAGTGAAGACAAATTTATAGATACATTCGTACAAATGATAAAGAGATTTTTAAAGGTAAAAGGATATAAGGAGTTAGTAAAATTTATAGAAGATTATAGGAATATAAATAATATAAAAGAGTTAGATGAGTTTATAACAGATTTAGTATTAGAAGTGGGCGAAAAAGTGACATTAATGATAGATGAGGTGGATAAAAGTAGTAACAATAAACTATTTTTGAACTTTATAGGGATGTTGCGAGAAAAATATTTAAGAAGAGATAGGGGTGAAGATTATACATTTCATAGTGTGATATTAGCAGGAGTACATGATATAAAAAATTTGAAATTAAGATATAGAAAAGATGAAGAGAGAATATATAATAGCCCGTGGAATATAGCAGCGGATTTTGATATAGATATGAGTTTTAGTAGTGAAGAGATAAGTAGTATGTTGATAGATTATGAGAAGGATAATAAAACAGGAATGGATATAGAAAAGATGTCAGACTTATTAAGAGATTATACATCAGGATATCCATTTTTAGTGAGTAAATTATGTAAAATAATAGATGAGAAGTTAAATAGAGAGTTTACAGAAGAAGGGTTGAGAAAAGCAATAAATAAGTTGTTAAATGAGAAAAATACACTATTCGATGATGTGATAAAGAATATAGAGAATAATAGGGAGTTATATGAATTAATAAGAGTGTTAATGTTAAAAGGAGAACAAGTTCCATATTTTTCAACAAATAAAGTAATAGATATAGGTGTAATGTATGGAATATTAATAGAAAAACAAGGGAAAGTTGTAATAAGTAATAAAATATTTGAAGTGTTATTATACAATCATATGATAGGAGATATGATTGTAAATAGACATATAAAAACAACACCTAATAGGAATCAATTTATAAAAGAAAATAATATATTAGATATGGAAAAAATATTAGAAAAATTTCAATTATTTATGAAAAGCGAATATAGAGATAAAGATGAGAAATTTATAGAACGAGAAGGAAGGTTACTGTTTTTATCATTTCTGAAACCAATAATAAATGGCGAAGGATTTTATTTTGTAGAGCCTGAAACAAGGCAAGATAATCGAATGGATATAGTTGTAGTATATAATAAAATAAAATATATAATAGAGTTAAAGATATGGCATGGAGAAGAGATGGAAAAACAAGGGTTAAAGCAGTTAGTTGGATATTTGGATGGGCAAGGAGAAGATAAGGGATATTTGGTAATATTTAATTTTAATAAGGGGAAGAAGTATGAGGAAAAAAAGGTAGAGATTGATGGGAAAAGTCTGTTTGAGGTTGTGGTTTAG
- a CDS encoding AAA-like domain-containing protein, whose product MKKFNVTGLCIPERNYMVDTSKKIDEVILKYIDEGEYFTINRPRQYGKTTTMYLLNKKISKEGYLVISISFEGIGESSFENEKELSKTVLELMADILEYKEKELSDFLNKELKKVDNLKSLSKLISKFIIKAEKKVVLMIDEVDKSSNNKLFLNFIGMLREKYLRRNAGEDYTFHSVILAGVHDIKNLKLRYRKDEERIYNSPWNIAADFDIDMSFSSEEISSMLIDYEKDNKTGMDIEKMSDLLRDFTSGYPFLVSKLCKIIDEKLNKEFTEEGLRKAINKLLNEKNTLFDDVIKNIENNRELYELIRVLMLKGEQVPYFSTNKVIDIGLMYGILIEKQGKVVISNKIFEVLLYNHMIGDMIVNRHIKTTPNRNQFIKENNILDMEKILEKFQLFMKSEYRDKDEKFIEREGRLLFLSFLKPIINGEGFYFVEPETRQDNRMDIVVVYNKIKYIIELKIWHGEEMKKQGIKQLCGYLEGQGEDKGYLVIFNFNKGKKYEKKMVEIDGKILFEVVV is encoded by the coding sequence ATGAAAAAATTTAATGTAACAGGATTATGTATACCAGAAAGAAATTATATGGTAGATACAAGTAAAAAAATAGATGAAGTAATATTGAAATATATAGATGAAGGAGAATATTTCACAATAAATAGGCCAAGACAATATGGAAAAACAACAACAATGTATTTGTTAAATAAGAAAATAAGTAAAGAAGGATATTTAGTAATATCAATAAGTTTTGAAGGAATAGGAGAATCTAGTTTTGAGAATGAGAAAGAGTTATCAAAAACAGTATTAGAATTAATGGCAGATATATTAGAATATAAAGAGAAAGAATTGAGTGATTTTTTAAATAAAGAATTAAAAAAAGTAGATAATTTAAAGAGTTTATCAAAATTAATAAGTAAATTTATAATAAAGGCAGAAAAAAAAGTAGTATTAATGATAGATGAGGTAGATAAAAGCAGTAATAACAAACTATTTTTGAACTTTATAGGGATGTTGCGAGAAAAATATTTAAGAAGAAACGCAGGTGAAGATTATACATTTCATAGTGTGATATTAGCAGGAGTACATGATATAAAGAATTTGAAATTGAGATATAGAAAAGATGAAGAGAGAATATATAATAGTCCGTGGAATATAGCAGCGGATTTTGATATAGATATGAGTTTTAGTAGTGAAGAGATAAGTAGTATGTTGATAGATTATGAGAAGGATAATAAAACAGGAATGGATATAGAAAAGATGTCAGACTTATTAAGAGATTTTACATCAGGATATCCATTTTTAGTAAGTAAATTATGTAAAATAATAGATGAGAAGTTAAATAAAGAATTTACAGAAGAAGGGTTGAGAAAAGCAATAAATAAGTTGTTAAATGAGAAGAATACATTATTTGATGATGTAATAAAGAATATAGAGAATAATAGAGAGTTGTATGAATTAATAAGAGTATTAATGTTAAAAGGAGAACAAGTTCCATATTTTTCAACAAATAAAGTAATAGATATAGGGTTAATGTATGGAATATTAATAGAAAAACAAGGGAAAGTTGTAATAAGTAATAAAATATTTGAAGTACTATTATACAATCATATGATAGGAGATATGATTGTAAATAGACATATAAAAACAACACCGAATAGAAATCAATTTATAAAAGAAAATAATATATTAGATATGGAAAAAATATTAGAAAAATTCCAATTATTTATGAAAAGCGAATATAGAGATAAAGATGAGAAATTTATAGAACGAGAAGGAAGGTTACTGTTTTTATCATTTTTGAAACCAATAATAAATGGCGAAGGATTTTATTTTGTAGAGCCAGAAACAAGACAAGATAATCGAATGGATATAGTTGTGGTATATAATAAAATAAAATATATAATAGAGTTAAAGATATGGCATGGAGAAGAGATGAAAAAACAAGGGATAAAGCAGTTATGTGGATATTTGGAAGGACAAGGAGAAGATAAGGGGTATTTGGTAATATTTAATTTTAATAAAGGGAAGAAGTATGAGAAAAAAATGGTAGAGATTGATGGGAAGATTTTGTTTGAGGTTGTGGTTTAG
- a CDS encoding tetratricopeptide repeat protein, protein MKLNKKRVLLIFLITGLAVYLLALFSAFQYDTVASILLNPEVKDIKGAFLSIFNINTSSSRRFVYFTFALNWLVGGKAPFIYKLTNLLIHIFSAYFLYLIILETEIKNRLINKNKEIYSILVGLLFLILPIQIQAVTYVVQRLASFVGLCYFAGLYFYIKYRKSENRKYLYYIVGLIFVLLGTRSKETMVTFPIALFLYEMFFFGGIKWQSIIYYMTGFIPLILRVRYSLMLHSDKVSTVTSTFALNPGKTDLTRYTYFITEFKVILRYLRLMIFPYGQRVDYNIKIENSFFSLWVILPFIILVLLLSFGIYYYKKEKIIGYGVLLFFIGFIVTSTIIPIDDLIYEHRAYISVAGYSIVISYFFILLLKERKKILYGMLLVGVVYGGVTVARNYTWLSMTSLWEDNHKKEPNLERPLINLCTSAIVEKKYKIAERYLKIAASKYPKHESILKDYIDLYKNTDRVDKAILLSEKSIEKNIGGDDVKLILAEMYYDKNRFRDSLKVLNLVKNKISLRKKILESKILLKFNDTDKAFDILIGMKSSDEVNSLLGYIYQQKGDIDKGTEYYKKSIKMEDSKINLALIYNSKGEGKKALKLLQEIKKKDSKNEKLYLALIDVDYKNRDKYIEKLKEIGKGLGEFYYKEGMRLKTEKKLEMAYNMFKQSIENNPYFMQSYYWIGEIGYSILKKDNEVLNIFLESEKENIINYYILGRIADIYYRKKEYDNSIEYYKKALKLKESDYFYLQLGKTYFLKKDIKNSVTNLEKAVELNNKNYIANYNLGVIYYSVKDYKKAYKYLNNANNIKKSDSIEKILKKIEKNERIIGN, encoded by the coding sequence TTGAAATTAAATAAAAAGAGAGTATTATTAATATTTTTAATAACAGGTTTAGCAGTATATTTATTAGCTTTATTTTCAGCATTTCAATATGATACAGTGGCTTCTATATTATTAAATCCTGAAGTGAAAGATATAAAAGGGGCTTTTTTAAGTATATTTAATATAAATACAAGTAGTAGCCGAAGATTTGTATATTTTACATTTGCATTAAATTGGTTAGTAGGAGGAAAAGCACCATTTATATATAAATTAACTAATCTGTTAATTCATATATTTAGTGCGTATTTTTTATATTTAATAATATTAGAAACAGAGATAAAAAATAGATTGATTAACAAAAACAAAGAAATATATAGTATATTAGTAGGGTTATTATTTTTAATATTACCAATACAAATACAAGCTGTAACATATGTAGTACAAAGATTAGCTTCATTTGTAGGGTTGTGTTATTTTGCTGGGCTATATTTTTATATAAAATATAGAAAAAGTGAAAATAGGAAATATTTATATTATATAGTAGGATTAATATTTGTATTATTAGGGACAAGAAGTAAAGAGACAATGGTAACATTTCCAATAGCTTTATTTTTATATGAGATGTTTTTTTTTGGTGGGATAAAATGGCAGAGTATAATTTATTATATGACAGGATTTATACCATTAATATTAAGAGTAAGATATTCTTTAATGCTACATAGTGATAAAGTTTCAACTGTAACTTCAACATTTGCATTAAATCCAGGAAAAACAGATTTAACAAGATATACCTATTTTATAACTGAATTTAAAGTAATATTGAGATATTTAAGATTAATGATATTTCCATATGGACAGAGAGTGGATTATAATATAAAAATAGAAAATAGCTTTTTTAGTTTGTGGGTTATTTTGCCTTTTATAATATTAGTTCTGTTATTATCATTTGGAATATATTATTATAAAAAAGAAAAAATAATAGGATATGGGGTATTACTATTTTTTATAGGATTCATAGTAACATCTACAATAATACCAATAGATGATTTGATATATGAGCATAGAGCATATATATCTGTAGCAGGGTATTCAATAGTTATAAGTTATTTTTTTATATTATTATTAAAAGAGAGAAAAAAAATATTATATGGAATGTTATTAGTAGGAGTAGTTTATGGTGGAGTAACTGTAGCAAGAAATTATACTTGGTTAAGTATGACTTCTTTGTGGGAAGATAATCATAAAAAAGAACCTAATTTAGAAAGACCTTTGATAAATTTATGTACAAGTGCTATTGTAGAGAAAAAATATAAGATAGCTGAAAGATATTTAAAAATTGCTGCAAGTAAATATCCAAAGCATGAAAGTATATTGAAAGATTATATTGATTTATATAAAAATACAGATAGAGTAGATAAAGCAATTTTATTATCAGAAAAAAGTATAGAAAAAAATATTGGTGGGGATGATGTTAAATTAATTTTAGCTGAAATGTATTATGATAAAAATAGATTTAGAGATAGTTTAAAAGTTTTAAATTTAGTAAAAAATAAAATTTCTTTAAGAAAAAAGATATTGGAAAGTAAGATTTTATTAAAATTTAATGATACAGATAAAGCTTTTGATATATTAATAGGTATGAAAAGTTCTGATGAAGTAAATAGCTTACTTGGATATATTTATCAACAAAAAGGAGATATTGATAAGGGGACAGAATATTATAAAAAAAGTATAAAAATGGAGGATTCAAAGATAAATTTAGCACTTATTTATAATTCTAAAGGAGAGGGAAAAAAAGCATTAAAATTATTACAAGAAATTAAAAAAAAGGATAGTAAAAATGAGAAGTTATATTTGGCGTTAATAGATGTTGATTATAAAAATAGAGATAAATATATTGAAAAATTAAAAGAGATAGGAAAAGGATTAGGAGAATTTTATTATAAAGAAGGAATGAGATTGAAAACAGAAAAGAAATTGGAAATGGCATATAATATGTTTAAACAATCAATAGAAAATAATCCATATTTTATGCAGAGCTATTATTGGATTGGAGAAATAGGGTATAGTATTTTAAAAAAAGATAATGAAGTATTAAATATATTTTTAGAGTCTGAAAAGGAAAATATAATAAATTATTATATTTTAGGCAGAATTGCAGATATATATTATAGAAAAAAAGAGTATGATAATTCTATAGAGTATTATAAAAAAGCTTTAAAATTAAAAGAAAGTGATTATTTTTATTTACAATTAGGAAAAACATATTTTTTGAAAAAAGATATTAAAAATAGTGTGACTAATTTAGAAAAAGCAGTGGAATTGAATAATAAAAATTATATTGCTAATTATAATTTGGGAGTAATTTATTATAGTGTTAAAGATTATAAAAAGGCGTATAAATATTTGAATAATGCAAATAATATAAAAAAAAGTGATAGCATAGAGAAAATATTGAAAAAGATAGAAAAGAATGAAAGAATAATTGGGAATTGA